A genomic stretch from Chloroflexota bacterium includes:
- a CDS encoding sugar transferase: MPTTVSQRERYKRPFDLLILALTHLLLAPLWILLWTGIPLLIWLEDRGPIFFRQRRIGKGGRTFYVLKFRTMVVGADKIGPVWTVEHDPRVTRVGRILRKTALDELPQVLSMWKGDIGLVGPRALAADEQLTLEGSIPGFEKRLQVRPGFTGLAQVYNKTDAPASKLRYDLDYIERMNPWLDVNLLTLSVFNTLLVRWDSRSGKRE; encoded by the coding sequence ATACCTACAACGGTCTCCCAGCGAGAACGCTATAAACGTCCATTCGACCTGCTCATCCTTGCGCTGACCCACCTGCTCCTCGCGCCGCTCTGGATTCTCCTCTGGACAGGCATCCCCCTGTTGATCTGGCTGGAAGACCGCGGCCCGATATTTTTCCGCCAGAGACGCATCGGTAAAGGGGGCCGCACCTTTTATGTGCTCAAGTTCAGAACGATGGTCGTCGGTGCGGACAAAATAGGGCCTGTCTGGACGGTTGAACACGACCCACGAGTCACCAGAGTCGGGCGCATTCTCAGAAAGACCGCTTTAGACGAGCTTCCCCAGGTGCTCAGCATGTGGAAGGGAGATATCGGCCTTGTGGGACCGCGCGCCCTGGCCGCAGACGAGCAACTCACCTTGGAAGGCTCGATCCCTGGATTCGAGAAGCGCCTCCAGGTCCGCCCGGGGTTTACCGGCCTGGCCCAGGTCTACAACAAAACCGATGCCCCCGCTTCCAAGCTCCGCTATGACTTGGACTATATCGAGCGCATGAACCCCTGGCTCGATGTGAACCTGCTCACCCTATCCGTGTTCAATACACTGCTCGTCCGATGGGACAGCAGAAGCGGGAAGCGCGAATGA
- a CDS encoding NAD-dependent epimerase/dehydratase family protein has protein sequence MKILVTGAGGFIGHHLVKRFKAQGHWVRAVDIKLPEYEPSPADEFLLSDLRFFENASRAVSGIQDVYQLAADMGGIGYITANHASLSRNNTLINNHMLEAARLANVDRYLYTSSACVYPQHLQHSPDVTPLKETDAVPADPEKGYGWEKLFAEQMATYYHEEFKLDVRIVRFHNIYGPLGTYDGGKEKAPAAIMRKVAEAEDGGAIEVWGDGKQTRSFCYIDDCVEGLVRIMASGYTQPINLGTDELVTINQLIDYAAIASGKRLTKRYDLTKPQGVRGRNSDNSKLQALLKWEPKMTLKQGVAKTYPWIWDQLDKQGRSKKAGLSAPKKLSPAQHKARSAARG, from the coding sequence ATGAAGATTCTGGTCACCGGAGCCGGCGGGTTTATCGGCCATCATCTTGTAAAGCGCTTCAAAGCTCAAGGCCATTGGGTCCGCGCCGTGGACATCAAATTGCCGGAATACGAACCGTCTCCTGCAGACGAATTCCTGCTTTCGGATCTGCGGTTCTTTGAGAATGCCTCCCGGGCGGTCAGCGGCATCCAGGATGTCTACCAGTTGGCTGCCGATATGGGGGGCATCGGCTACATCACGGCGAATCACGCCTCTCTCTCACGCAACAACACCCTCATCAACAACCATATGCTCGAAGCCGCCCGCCTTGCGAACGTTGATCGCTACCTCTATACCAGCTCCGCCTGCGTCTACCCCCAGCACCTCCAGCACAGCCCGGACGTCACGCCGCTGAAAGAGACTGATGCCGTCCCTGCAGACCCGGAAAAGGGCTATGGGTGGGAAAAGCTCTTCGCCGAGCAGATGGCGACGTACTACCACGAGGAATTCAAGCTCGATGTCCGTATCGTGCGCTTCCACAACATCTACGGCCCGCTAGGCACCTATGATGGCGGCAAAGAGAAAGCTCCTGCCGCCATCATGCGAAAAGTCGCTGAGGCGGAGGACGGGGGCGCCATAGAGGTGTGGGGAGATGGCAAGCAGACACGCAGCTTCTGCTATATAGACGACTGCGTTGAAGGCCTTGTCCGCATCATGGCATCCGGCTACACCCAGCCCATTAATCTGGGCACAGATGAACTGGTGACCATCAACCAGCTCATTGACTATGCTGCCATTGCCTCCGGAAAGCGCCTGACTAAGCGCTATGACCTCACGAAGCCTCAAGGCGTCCGCGGGCGTAACAGCGATAACAGCAAGCTTCAAGCGCTCCTCAAATGGGAGCCAAAGATGACGCTGAAACAGGGCGTAGCCAAGACCTATCCGTGGATCTGGGACCAGCTTGATAAACAAGGGCGCTCGAAGAAGGCGGGGCTTAGCGCGCCGAAGAAGCTTAGCCCGGCGCAACACAAAGCACGCTCTGCAGCCCGGGGCTGA